From one Melioribacteraceae bacterium genomic stretch:
- a CDS encoding VOC family protein codes for MIKKSHTIIYVNDQEASTNFYSTLLNQKPTLHVPGMTEFILTDNSELGLMPANGIKKLLKDKIEHPKKIDNQPRAEIYLIVDNIDKYINRADKMNVNLLDGLKLRDWGHRVIYYEDIDGYIIAFAETRDEIK; via the coding sequence ATGATAAAAAAATCACACACTATTATTTATGTAAATGATCAAGAAGCAAGCACTAATTTTTATTCAACGCTACTAAATCAAAAACCGACCTTGCATGTTCCCGGTATGACAGAGTTTATTTTAACAGATAATTCTGAGTTGGGTTTAATGCCGGCAAACGGGATTAAAAAACTACTGAAAGATAAAATTGAGCATCCGAAAAAAATTGACAACCAACCGAGAGCCGAAATATATTTAATCGTTGACAACATTGATAAATATATTAATCGCGCGGATAAAATGAATGTAAATTTACTTGATGGATTAAAATTGAGAGATTGGGGACATCGTGTAATTTACTATGAAGATATAGACGGATATATAATTGCTTTTGCAGAAACTCGAGATGAAATAAAAT